Proteins encoded within one genomic window of Humulus lupulus chromosome 1, drHumLupu1.1, whole genome shotgun sequence:
- the LOC133818149 gene encoding uncharacterized protein LOC133818149, with amino-acid sequence MDPYMQYRLARQDEDNARPFVDLLTNNTSKKKTRGPTQMRDIWGNHDGKKIQITCNNFGQPHDENANKLTSFIGTLVRDGKNAPINYKNWHKVPDKYKDGMWKIIQEKFHIPPLVKNWTMRTCGVIKTRLVVEKKKYNHTTGTKSFAQIRALQKEDGESTPTRASMFKICYTKKDKSVVDENTKEAMLRLQEKEELNEDASKEKSMNDTFFEVMGKEKHGSIRMYGFGVCLSDVWENKSTWRRNQKEYVDALKSKINELASQVQTLSSKQNNVNDISIVQVDVGEVVNLKSVTNDPQTIAISLVCSKDPSKEVGGKELGDFFSEVIVQVPIQPNEQLIGAYGCFKTISEVVEAPIAWPTVFVNSRESDTQLHDSMM; translated from the exons ATGGATCCATATATGCAATATAGATTGGCTAGACAAGACGAAGATAATGCTAGACCATTTGTAGATTTGTTGACAAATAATACTAGTAAAAAGAAAACTCGAGGTCCTACACAAATGCGTGATATTTGGGGTAATCATGATGGTAAAAAGATACAAATTACATGTAACAATTTTGGGCAGCCACATGATGAAAATGCAAACAAACTTACAAGCTTTATTGGAACATTAGTACGAGATGGAAAAAATGCTCCAATTAACTACAAGAATTGGCATAAGGTACCTGATAAGTACAAAGATGGAATGTGGAAAATCATACag GAAAAATTTCACATTCCTCCTCTTGTGAAGAATTGGACTATGAGGACTTGTG GTGTGATAAAAACAAGACTAGTCGtggagaaaaaaaaatacaaccatACAACTGGCACAAAGAGTTTTGCACAAATTAGAGCATTACAG AAGGAGGATGGTGAAAGTACACCCACACGTGCATCTATGTTTAAAATTTGTTACACAAAGAAGGATAAGAGTGTTGTTGATGAAAACACAAAAGAAGCAATG ttACGATTACAAGAGAAAGAAGAATTGAATGAAGATGCTTCAAAAGAAAAGAGTATGAATGACACTTTTTTTGAAGTTATGGGTAAAGAAAAACATGGATCAATTCGCATGTATGGATTTGGTGTTTGTCTATCTGATGTGTGGGAAAACAAATCCACTTGGAGGCGAAATCAAAAGGAGTATGTAGATGCCCTGAAATCTAAAATAAATGAGTTAGCATCTCAAGTTCAAACTCTTTCGAGCAAACAAAACAATGTCAATGACATATCTATTGTACAAGTTGAT GTCGGAGAAGTGGTTAATCTGAAGAGTGTCACTAATGATCCTCAAACAATTGCTATCAGTCTAGTTTGTAGTAAGGATCCATCAAAAGAAGTTGGAGGGAAAGAGCTCGGAGATTTCTTTTCTGAAGTTATTGTTCAAGTTCCTATCCAACCTAACGAGCAATTAATTGGAGCATATGGATGTTTTAAGACAATTAGTGAAGTTGTTGAAGCACCTATTGCATGGCCGACGGTATTTGTG AATTCACGAGAATCAGATACACAACTCCATGACTCAATGATGTGA